A stretch of the Anaeromyxobacter sp. genome encodes the following:
- a CDS encoding NAD-dependent epimerase/dehydratase family protein, producing MHVLLIGGNRFVGPLLGWRLLAGGHRVTLLNRGHHPDPFGGRVERLVGDRTGDLAGLLGGRSFDAVVDFVAFTGADGARAAAALAGRCGHYVLISTGQVYLVRQGAPRPATEADADGPVMPRPAGPYDQGQWDYGAGKRACEEALLAAAGFPATRVRIPMVNGERDPQRRLERYLWRLLDGGPVLLPDGGAHPVRHVYAGEVARFVASILGRPETFGQAYNVAQQEAPTLAELVGLLAGLLGSRAEVVSVPAERLRSAGLDPLGMSPFSSRWMSFVDPGRATRELGFHHLPLAEYLGRIVACHLAGPPADPPPGAEGREVERRLAGG from the coding sequence ATGCACGTCCTCCTCATCGGCGGGAACCGGTTCGTGGGCCCCCTGCTCGGCTGGCGGCTCCTGGCGGGCGGCCACCGGGTCACCCTCCTCAACCGCGGCCACCACCCGGACCCGTTCGGCGGGCGGGTGGAGCGGCTGGTCGGCGACCGGACGGGCGACCTGGCAGGCCTCCTCGGCGGCCGCTCCTTCGACGCGGTGGTGGACTTCGTGGCCTTCACCGGCGCCGACGGGGCGCGCGCCGCGGCGGCGCTGGCCGGGCGCTGCGGCCACTACGTCCTCATCTCCACCGGGCAGGTCTACCTGGTGCGCCAGGGGGCGCCGAGGCCGGCCACCGAGGCGGACGCCGACGGCCCGGTCATGCCGCGCCCCGCAGGCCCCTACGACCAGGGGCAGTGGGACTACGGCGCGGGCAAGCGGGCCTGCGAGGAGGCGCTGCTGGCCGCGGCCGGCTTCCCGGCCACCCGCGTCCGCATCCCCATGGTGAACGGCGAGCGCGACCCGCAGCGCCGGCTGGAGCGGTACCTCTGGCGGCTGCTCGACGGCGGCCCGGTGCTGCTGCCGGACGGCGGCGCCCACCCGGTGCGCCACGTCTACGCCGGGGAGGTGGCCCGCTTCGTGGCCTCGATCCTCGGCCGGCCGGAGACCTTCGGCCAGGCCTACAACGTGGCCCAGCAGGAGGCGCCCACCCTGGCCGAGCTGGTCGGCCTCTTGGCCGGCCTGCTCGGCAGCCGGGCGGAGGTGGTCTCGGTGCCGGCGGAGCGGCTCCGCTCGGCCGGCCTCGACCCGCTGGGCATGTCCCCCTTCAGCAGCCGGTGGATGTCCTTCGTCGACCCGGGGCGCGCCACGCGGGAGCTCGGCTTCCACCACCTGCCGCTCGCCGAGTACCTGGGGAGGATCGTGGCGTGCCACCTGGCCGGCCCGCCGGCGGACCCGCCGCCCGGCGCCG